A DNA window from Aspergillus nidulans FGSC A4 chromosome I contains the following coding sequences:
- a CDS encoding FAR11/STRIP family protein (transcript_id=CADANIAT00007391), with protein sequence MDEATASADASLEDHHIVKADEVDQTGTDIVQIPDDQMMEEVAEGIRQEQAAQTSATTASKPSVQMRAANVPMSRRPELQRNTSAPPPPRQPPPPAPVQHNPDAPTDSLSLAQLKQLVQEMPRAEQPAYAFEYADCQPFPEELEEWFQYSEFDRAMILAMKSSFERTWSLFCEVQPSLSSSTSWLDAPEAMQKLFLTEVLDNLQDSELLVRLEALESVCYVVTGVWGITAGKSTPDYPHDSPIAAENAKSKSLQIQWIVTNARLIHECSGLPSLYGCLLRAFEKSRVSAPSESNAASESANPMLLAAADREANLVLTAFYLMVETARMQETRDPKHTPLRDAITALEPDLMVFLIEIIARLRWDDASNIPLTRIILLFWKCILLFFGGSDMLKQAKETLEPAFDCGKNDPTRRTPFLTASPLDYHNFRQEITSKYPAYNPPPPVIPLELENNSILPPLPQHPSRSYSSNGLFSGVGPSVAGGNGSILHQSVHIATPAPSPPPSPIGPGGKAGKKQNYQTNQNFPFMYPPLDNSSNNLGGKGSTEMQDVLVGKKWDGSDVPASVIEAGQLFSTHVKMTRAMRQLWEERERFMKYDRGWHAERAYASGDVDAEDEIVDDLEEFSLDEKKVPKSNPPMEKETDNEEVQKRLDAVETFYNGGSGSESFSAVHAGASSFNNDTEDLTCDATIDELDNIRVREITSKAISGSLLLLLKWFKRSHILKFEYMTQLLLDSNYLPLILKMFAHQEIDQAVAQRTDRDELGFFRFCHLHSEQPPDITGFQQDSDDEAVPPPIARHRTETGRADSVDETGLGFIGGPHRPEVDELGYPTAPPPSEPITTFSFRNFFSAINYLHIMQKITRDKAHRCLLLVQYKSSTILRKGLKIPDPDLRFYTLKLFKSQVPYCGRKWRQGNMRVITAIYLYCRPELRDDWLAGSDIDAEVEEALPLEQALRGLTHWWHLRRYKHVMGGEEGATIMDEERDFFVRELEAMGWGYAGDELLNGVADEAELAAGPLANGTEWDGMLQVEGA encoded by the exons ATGGATGAAGCCACAGCATCCGCTGATGCTTCCTTGGAGGATCATCACATCGTGAAAGCAGATGAAGTGGACCAGACAGGAACAGACATTGTCCAGATTCCGGATGATCAGATGATGGAAGAAGTTGCAGAGGGTATTCGACAGGAGCAGGCAGCTCAAACTTCGGCTACTACAGCAAGTAAGCCATCAGTTCAGATGCGGGCAGCAAATGTGCCTATGTCTAGACGTCCTGAACTGCAGCGGAATacttcagctcctccgcctccacgtCAACCCCCGCCACCAGCTCCGGTTCAGCACAATCCCGACGCGCCTACGGATTCGCTGAGCCTGGCTCAATTAAAACAACTGGTCCAGGAGATGCCGAGGGCCGAACAGCCTGCCTATGCATTTGAATATGCTGACTGTCAGCCGTTTccggaagagcttgaggagTGGTTCCAGTATAGCGAATTCGATAGAGCCATGATTCTTGCCATGAAGAGCTCATTTGAGCGGACGTGGAGCTTGTTCTGTGAAGTGCaaccttctctctcttccagtaCGTCTTGGCTTGATGCTCCTGAGGCAATGCAGAAGTTGTTCTTGACCGAGGTACTTGATAATTTGCAGGATAGCGAACTTTTGGTCCGTCTTGAAGCTTTGGAATCTGTGTGCTACGTTGTTACCGGAGTGTGGGGAATTACTGCTGGAAAGAGCACGCCGGACTATCCTCATGATTCCCCAATCGCTGCCGAAAATGCCAAATCCAAATCTTTGCAGATTCAATGGATAGTGACTAACGCAAGACTCATTCACGAATGTTCCGGGCTGCCGTCGCTCTATGGGTGCTTGCTGCGGGCTTTCGAGAAATCCCGCGTGTCAGCCCCCTCTGAGTCAAACGCAGCGTCAGAAAGCGCTAACCCAATGCTCCTTGCTGCAGCAGATCGGGAGGCAAATCTGGTTCTGACTGCCTTTTACTTGATGGTTGAAACGGCGCGCATGCAAGAAACACGAGACCCTAAGCACACGCCGCTTAGAGATGCGATTACAGCGCTGGAGCCAGACTTGATGGTATTTTTAATCGAGATTATCGCACGTTTGCGATGGGATGACGCTTCCAATATTCCCCTCACGAGAATTATTCTTTTATTTTGGAAGTGTATacttctcttctttggcggTAGTGACATGCTGAagcaagccaaagaaacaTTGGAACCAGCTTTCGACTGTGGGAAGAATGAcccaacaagaagaacacCCTTCCTTACTGCATCTCCGCTCGATTACCACAATTTCCGGCAAGAGATCACTTCTAAATATCCCGCCTACAACCCGCCTCCGCCTGTGATCCCGTTAGAGCTAGAAAATAACTCAAtacttcctcctctgcctcAACACCCCAGCAGATCATACTCTTCTAATGGCCTGTTCTCCGGAGTTGGACCTTCTGTAGCTGGTGGTAACGGTTCCATCCTGCACCAGTCGGTTCATATTGCAACGccagctccatctcctccgccatctcctaTCGGTCCTGGTGGCAAGGCaggaaaaaagcaaaactACCAGACCAACCAGAATTTCCCTTTCATGTATCCTCCCTTGGATAATTCTAGCAATAACCTTGGAGGCAAGGGCTCGACGGAAATGCAAGACGTGCTCGTGGGGAAGAAGTGGGATGGTAGCGATGTTCCTGCGTCTGTTATCGAGGCTGGTCAGCTTTTCTCAACTCACGTGAAGATGACAAGGGCAATGAGGCAACTCTGGGAAGAGCGTGAGCGGTTCATGAAGTACGACCGTGGGTGGCATGCAGAAAGAGCTTATGCAAGTGGTGATGTAGATGCCGAAGATGAGATTGTAGACGACctggaggagttctctctcgACGAGAAGAAAGTGCCGAAGAGCAATCCCCCAatggagaaggaaacggaTAACGAAGAGGTTCAGAAACGCTTAGATGCCGTTGAAACTTTCTAT AATGGTGGTTCTGGAAG CGAAAGCTTCAGTGCAGTGCATGCGGGTgcttccagcttcaacaacGACACGGAGGATCTGACATGTGATGCTACAATTGATGAGCTTGACAATATCCGAGTACGCGAGATTACGAGCAAAGCGATCTCTggttctcttcttctcttgcttAAGTGGTTCAAGAGGTCAC ATATTTTGAAGTTCGAGTATATGACGCAGCTCTTACTTGACTCAAATTATTTGCCATTAATCCTAAAAATGTTCGCGCACCAGGAAATCGACCAAGCCGTAGCACAACGGACGGATCGTGACGAATTAGG TTTCTTTCGTTTCTGTCACTTGCATTCGGAACAGCCGCCGGACATTACCGGCTTCCAACAAGATAGTGATGATGAGGCAGTTCCCCCTCCAATTGCCCGACACAGAACAGAGACAGGTCGAGCGGACAGCGTAGACGAAACCGGATTAGGTTTCATTGGAGGACCTCATCGTCCAGAAGTCGATGAGCTCGGATATCCTACAGCGCCGCCACCCAGTGAGCCTATCACTACCTTCTCTTTCCGAAATTTCTTCTCGGCCATCAACTACCTCCACATAATGCAGAAAATCACTCGCGACAAAGCCCACCGTTGCCTGCTTCTTGTCCAGTACAAATCCAGTACTATCCTCCGCAAAGGACTCAAGATTCCCGACCCCGATCTCCGCTTCTACACCCTGAAGCTCTTCAAGTCGCAAGTCCCCTATTGTGGCCGCAAATGGAGACAGGGAAATATGCGTGTAATCACAGCGATATATCTTTACTGCCGCCCTGAGCTGCGGGATgactggctggctggatctgatattgatgcggaggttgaagaggcgCTACCTCTCGAACAAGCCCTCCGTGGTCTAACACATTGGTGGCATCTACGGCGCTACAAGCATGTCATGGGCGGTGAGGAAGGTGCGACTATCATGGACGAAGAGCGGGATTTCTTCGTCCGTGAGCTTGAGGCCATGGGGTGGGGCTATGCTGGAGACGAGCTGTTGAATGGGGTGGCTGATGAAGCCGAGCTGGCTGCAGGACCGCTGGCGAATGGGACGGAATGGGATGGCATGCTACAGGTGGAGGGGGCATAG